Below is a window of Thermomicrobiales bacterium DNA.
CTGAAGGACAAGTTCGGCCTGTCGTGGCAGATCACGCCGACGCGGCTGCTTGAGCTCGTGTCCGGCCCCGATCCCGAGGGTGCCGCTCGCGCGACGCAAGCGATGCTGAAGATGCAGAAGATCGACATCGCGACGATCGAGCGCGCCTACGCAGGCGAATAGCGCCGCGTCAGCCGCCCGGCGCGCTTCCCTCGGGCGCGCTCATTGGTGGTCTCTGCGCTCATGGTTGCTTCATACCGGGATCTTTGGCGCGGCGACGCGGGTCTCGCCGGGCCGGTCACGTATACTCGGCACGACGGGTATGTTGCAATCAGGAGCAGAGGCGGAGCGGGATGCGGATAGCATTTCTGGGGCCAATCGGAACGTTCAGCGAAGAAGCGGCAATGATGGTCGCGAACGAGGGCGACACACTGATACCGTTTGCATCGTTTCCGGCCCTCGTCTCCGCCGTCGAAGCTGACGTCGCCGACACGGCTGTCCTGCCGATCGAGAACTCGATCGAGGGCTCCGTCTCCGGCACGCTCGATCTGCTGATCCACGAGACGGCACTGCAGATCTCGCGCGAGGTCGTCGTTCCCGTGCGACATTGCCTTTCGGCTGCGCCGGGTGCGTCGATCACCGGGATCAAGACGGTGCATAGCCATCCGCAGGCGCTGGGGCAGTGCCGCCGCTTCCTGGAGCGCTGCCTGCCGAACGCCAACCAGACCGCTGCGCTTTCGACAGCCGGGGCGGTGGAAGCGGTCGTCAAGGGTGGCGATCCGACGGTCGCGGGCATCGGCACCGCGCGTGCGGCAGAACTCTATGGCGCGGAGATTCTGGCGCGGAACATTGAGGACAACCACCTGAACGCCACGCGCTTCGTGGCACTGTCCAGCCGCGACCACCCGCAGACCGGCAACGACAAGACCTCGATGGCCATCGCGGTGCGTCGCAACGTGCCCGGCTCACTCTTCGCCGTGCTGGAGGAGCTGTCCGCCGACACGATCCAGATGACGCGCCTGGAGAGCCGACCGGCCAAGAACGTCCTCGGCGAGTACTACTTCCTGATCGACATCGAGGGCCACCGGCTGGACGCGCCAATCGCGGCGGCGCTGGAGCGCATGCGCGCCAAGAGCGACATCTTCAAGGTGTTCGGCTCGTATCCCGCCTTCGTCGACGAGGCAGCCACCGAGTAGCCAGCGCCGCCATCAGTCGCGCTGCGCGACGATGCGGACGTATTCAAGCTCGCCGTTGCGGAAGCCCTTGTAGAGCACGCTGCCCTCGGAGGCCAGAAATTCGCGGGCTAGACCGTGCAGCGGCTTCGGA
It encodes the following:
- the pheA gene encoding prephenate dehydratase, with translation MRIAFLGPIGTFSEEAAMMVANEGDTLIPFASFPALVSAVEADVADTAVLPIENSIEGSVSGTLDLLIHETALQISREVVVPVRHCLSAAPGASITGIKTVHSHPQALGQCRRFLERCLPNANQTAALSTAGAVEAVVKGGDPTVAGIGTARAAELYGAEILARNIEDNHLNATRFVALSSRDHPQTGNDKTSMAIAVRRNVPGSLFAVLEELSADTIQMTRLESRPAKNVLGEYYFLIDIEGHRLDAPIAAALERMRAKSDIFKVFGSYPAFVDEAATE